The Candidatus Methylomirabilota bacterium genome window below encodes:
- a CDS encoding CocE/NonD family hydrolase, producing the protein MAEPRSEVRDGMRIDWDVPVTVDDGLVLRADVFRPVADGKHPVILSYGPYGKWLHFEDLYTDQWRRMAAEHPDVVAGSTNKYQNWEVVDPEKWVHDGYACVRVDSRGAGRSPGFLDLWSAREAKDLRDCIEWAARQPWSSGKIGLNGISYYAMNQWQVAALQPPHLAAICVWEGAADYYRDLSHHGGILCTFGRTWFPSQVVRVQHGRGTRGYRSRMTGDWVSGPPTLPEEELGARRSDFYEDCWKNPFAGDEYWRSRMPDWSKVNVPLLSSANWGGQGLHPRGNFEGFERAASRQKWLEVHGIEHWTHFYTDYGVALQKKFFGQFLKDADTGWKKQPRVLLQVRHPGETFVERHESEWPLARTRWTKLYLNPAGHSLADAPVAREGSVTYGGLGDGVTFLTPPLTAETEITGPIAAKLWVSSETTDADLFLVVRVFTPSMREVTFQGALDPHTPIAQGWLRASHRQLDPRLTLPYRPYHIHAAKQPLTPGKVYELDVEIWPTSIVVPAGHRIGLTVRGRDYEYPGGAGAGLGTLGAVFTGVGPFQHNDPRDRPPEVFGKDVTLHCAAARPAHVLLPIIPPKG; encoded by the coding sequence ATGGCCGAACCGAGGAGCGAGGTCCGCGACGGGATGCGCATCGACTGGGACGTGCCCGTCACCGTGGACGACGGCCTCGTGCTTCGCGCTGACGTCTTCCGGCCGGTCGCGGACGGCAAGCACCCCGTCATCCTCTCATACGGCCCCTACGGCAAGTGGCTCCACTTCGAGGATCTCTACACCGATCAGTGGCGCCGCATGGCCGCCGAGCATCCCGACGTCGTTGCCGGCTCCACGAACAAGTACCAGAACTGGGAGGTGGTGGACCCGGAGAAGTGGGTGCACGACGGGTACGCCTGCGTCCGCGTGGACTCGCGCGGCGCCGGCCGCTCGCCCGGGTTCCTCGACCTCTGGTCGGCGCGCGAGGCGAAGGACCTCCGCGACTGCATCGAGTGGGCGGCGCGCCAGCCCTGGTCGAGCGGCAAGATCGGCCTCAACGGCATCTCCTATTACGCGATGAACCAGTGGCAGGTGGCGGCGCTCCAGCCGCCGCACCTGGCGGCGATCTGCGTCTGGGAGGGGGCGGCCGACTACTACCGCGATCTCTCGCACCACGGCGGCATCCTGTGCACCTTCGGCCGGACCTGGTTCCCGTCGCAGGTCGTCCGCGTCCAGCACGGGCGGGGCACGCGCGGCTATCGCTCGCGCATGACGGGCGACTGGGTGTCGGGGCCGCCGACGCTCCCCGAGGAGGAGCTCGGCGCCCGCCGGAGCGACTTCTACGAGGATTGCTGGAAAAACCCGTTCGCCGGCGACGAGTACTGGCGCTCGCGCATGCCCGACTGGTCGAAGGTCAACGTCCCGCTGCTGTCGTCGGCGAACTGGGGCGGGCAGGGCCTGCACCCGCGCGGCAACTTCGAGGGATTCGAGCGCGCGGCGTCACGGCAGAAGTGGCTCGAGGTGCACGGCATCGAGCACTGGACGCACTTCTACACGGACTACGGCGTGGCGCTCCAGAAAAAGTTCTTCGGCCAGTTCCTGAAGGACGCGGACACCGGCTGGAAGAAGCAGCCCAGGGTCCTGCTCCAGGTGCGGCATCCCGGCGAGACGTTCGTCGAGCGGCACGAGAGCGAGTGGCCGCTCGCGCGCACGCGCTGGACCAAGCTCTACCTGAATCCGGCGGGGCACAGCCTGGCCGACGCGCCCGTCGCCCGGGAGGGCAGCGTGACCTACGGCGGCCTCGGCGACGGCGTCACCTTCCTCACGCCGCCCCTCACGGCCGAGACCGAGATCACCGGCCCGATCGCGGCCAAGCTCTGGGTCTCGTCCGAGACGACGGACGCCGACCTGTTCCTCGTCGTGCGCGTGTTCACGCCGAGCATGCGGGAGGTGACGTTCCAGGGGGCGCTCGACCCTCACACCCCGATCGCTCAAGGCTGGCTCCGCGCCTCGCACAGGCAGCTCGACCCGCGGCTGACGCTCCCGTATCGCCCGTATCACATCCACGCCGCGAAGCAGCCGCTCACGCCCGGGAAGGTGTACGAGCTGGACGTGGAGATCTGGCCGACGTCGATCGTGGTGCCGGCGGGCCATCGGATCGGGCTCACGGTGCGCGGGCGCGATTACGAATATCCGGGAGGGGCGGGCGCGGGGCTCGGGACGCTCGGCGCGGTCTTCACGGGGGTGGGACCCTTCCAGCACAACGACCCGCGCGACCGGCCGCCGGAGGTCTTCGGCAAGGA
- a CDS encoding ABC transporter substrate-binding protein encodes MRFRVIEPFRSIFYAPNLVAIHGGHFAAEGLEIALTTASHELNAADALRDGRVDVALSGLMRSFDLIDRGGPRLVHFAAVNDRNGFFLLSRAPRPRFAWSDLAGRTVLSFAGAPTPWLCMQAVLRRHGVDPARVTFVRDLGTPEAAAAFRAGKADFLEHGPPVVDELIADGTGHLVASMGEATGPVPFTSFMATPETLARERATLVRFTRGFHRAQRWMASASAGEIAAVIAPAFPEIDAGVRARAVERYLRQGTWNREPVLTRAGYEALEEILLGGGFIKRRHSFDALVDTEIASEAVAG; translated from the coding sequence GTGCGCTTCCGCGTCATCGAGCCCTTCCGCTCGATCTTCTACGCGCCGAACCTCGTCGCGATCCACGGCGGCCACTTCGCGGCGGAAGGCCTCGAGATCGCGCTGACGACGGCGTCGCATGAGCTCAACGCGGCGGACGCGCTTCGCGACGGGCGCGTCGACGTCGCGCTCTCGGGGCTCATGCGGAGCTTCGACCTCATCGACCGCGGCGGCCCGCGGCTCGTCCACTTCGCCGCCGTGAACGACCGCAACGGGTTCTTCCTCCTGAGCCGGGCGCCGCGCCCGCGCTTCGCGTGGTCGGATCTCGCCGGCCGCACGGTGCTCTCCTTCGCCGGCGCGCCGACGCCGTGGCTCTGCATGCAGGCGGTGCTCCGCCGCCACGGCGTCGATCCGGCGCGGGTCACGTTCGTCCGCGACCTCGGGACGCCGGAGGCGGCCGCCGCCTTCCGCGCGGGGAAGGCGGACTTCCTCGAGCACGGGCCGCCCGTCGTGGACGAGCTCATCGCGGACGGCACCGGCCATCTCGTCGCGTCGATGGGCGAGGCGACCGGGCCGGTGCCCTTCACCTCGTTCATGGCGACGCCCGAGACGCTCGCGCGCGAGCGCGCGACGCTCGTCCGCTTCACCCGCGGCTTCCACCGGGCGCAGCGCTGGATGGCGTCGGCGAGCGCGGGGGAGATCGCGGCCGTGATCGCGCCCGCGTTCCCCGAGATCGACGCCGGCGTCCGCGCGCGGGCCGTCGAGCGCTACCTCCGGCAGGGGACGTGGAACCGCGAGCCGGTGCTCACGCGCGCGGGGTACGAGGCGCTGGAGGAAATCCTCCTGGGCGGCGGGTTCATCAAGCGCCGCCACTCGTTCGACGCCCTCGTGGACACCGAGATCGCCTCCGAAGCCGTCGCCGGCTAG